The sequence TTTTGTATGCAGCTGCCATGCCGCATCGCTCCATCCACTGGTTCAGGAAGGGGCTTCGCCTCCATGATAACCCCGCCCTGCTGGCCGCCATGAGGGACTGCGAGGAGCTGCACCCGATCTTTATTCTGGATCCCTGGTTCCCTAAGAACATGAAAGTCAGTGTCAACCGCTGGAGATTCCTCATCGAGGCTCTGAAGGATCTGGATGAGAATCTGAAGAAGATCAACTCCAGGTGAAGTGCAGGGGCCTGTAGGGTTAGGGTGCACGCACACCACGCTTCTGTTATACCGTTCCCGTATACTGCTTCAAGTTacaaaccgtacagaaccgtatagaaaaccgtatgtgaagcgccgtatgcgcttttacaaccggacctaaaactgtggtcaaccacggtttgaggtccggttgtaaaagcgcatacggcgcaaaaatgaaccgaccggaccgaacgtttcactccggccggctcattgaaatcaatgacatacgggagcgcatacggtgacatacgggagcgagaggttttagctcccccctgccgtctgcgctcccgtatgggagaaaacatagtgtgaacccagccttagtccgttttgcatcttatacgtttttttccccgtacccaaaactgtagtctaccacgttttttggtccgggtgaaaaaccatattaaaccgtatacatttttttttttttcttggaatttcaattaaacaagtaaaactttattcaaaatggaatgaaaatgtaaaaacttttatacttttttttatcttaatgAAACGTATgcaccggacataatttttcaaaccgtatacagggtgaaatttgtacacgttttgatccagtttagtccggttttgaggaatccgtttttcatcaaaaacctgatacaggaactgtattgcaaaaacgtggtgtgaatgcagccttaggctgggttcacaccacgtttgtcaaatacggttaccgtatacggttttccgctaaaaaacgtatggcaaaaaccgtatgactccaaattaaaacataCACGGTTTTTCCCCATATACGTTTCCAAAACGTAtttacggttctatccgtttgcatccgtttttgccaacggttttgctattttgttggaggggggggggattcctgGGATGAATTCTAGAAAGATctgtgcatgtgtcaactccaaaaacggattagaaaaaccgtgtgcaaccgtattctgaaattctgtgtacagttctcatagacaacaatgttaaaagaaccgcatacggttcgcatacggttttccaaccggaggcaaaaacttggtcgacagcgtttttgactacggttgaaaaattggccaaaccgtatccgaggcaaaacggatgcaaccatacacaacatttggaatacggtttacaatgcattctctacgCATACGGTTTcgtatacggtcgtatacgtttttttttttttgcagaaaaccgtatacggttaccgtatttgaaaaacgtggtgtgagtgCAGCCCCCCGTGAGGCGGCTCTTATTGGGCGGGGCTTGCTTTATTTTATTCCTTATTCTCGGCTCCTTGTGTTCAGGTTGTTTGTGGTCAGAGGTAAACCGTCTGAAGTGTTCCCGCAGCTTTTCTGCAAGTGGAAGGTGACACGATTGACCTTCGAGGTGGACACGGAACCGTACTCACGGCAGCGGGACGCAGAGGTGGAGAAGCTGGCCGCGGAGCACAAAGTGGAGGTCATCCAGAAGGTGTCAAACACCCTGTATGATGTAGACAGGTGGGTGCAGCGCCCCCTGAtatccttgctgtaacatgcgcCTGGTTACCGTTCCCTTTTGCATTGTGacccttttaattattttttctctttctgcAGAGTGATTGCCGAAAACAACGGCAAGCCCCCCCTGACCTACGTGCGCCTGCAAACTGTCTTATCCTCCATAGGTCCTCCGAAGCGCCCGTGTCCAGCACCAACGCAAGAGAACATGAAAGGTACAAATTGATTAACCGAGACTAGAAATTTTGAATAAAATATCCAGAAATGACTCCATATACAATGTGCACGTgtactgattagagatgagcgaatttacagtaaattcgattcgtcacgaacttctcggctcagcagttgatgacttatcctgcataaattagttcagctttctggtgggctggaaaaggtggatacagtcttaggaaagagtttcctaggactgtatcaaccttttccagcccactggagcacctgaaagctgaactaatttatgcaggataagtcatcaactgctgagccgagaagttcgtgacaaatcgaatttactgtaagttcgctcatctctagtactgatCTGCTCCTCTTTGTATTATCTAATTGCCATAAAACTGGGTCCACCTtcccttatacagtggtccctcaacatacgatggtaatccgttccaaatgaaccatcgtttgttgaaaccatcgtatgttgagggatccgtgcaatgtaaagtataggacagtggtctacaacctgcggacctctagatgttgcaaaactacaacacccagcatacccggacagcctaggacgcatcaggaggtcctcttacctgcctcctgcgcatccgatcggcgattgattgctccaagcctcaaatccaggcttgagcaatcgaccgccgataacactgatcaatgcaatgtaatggcatagatcagtgtattgaatcattGTACTGCATGAtatagcccccctatgggagctataaaactgcaaaaaaaaaaaaaaataataattatttaaccccttccctaataaaagtaagaatcaccccccttttcccttaataaaaaaaaaaagaaaaaaaacctgtaaataaaaataaacatatgtggtatcgccgcgtgcataaatgtccaaactataaaaatacattgttaattaaaccgcacggtcaattgcgtcaatgcaaaatagcgtatttttggtcactttgtataccataaaaatgaataaaaatgataccgataaaaacttcagatcacggcgtaaaaaatgagccatcataccgccccttatgtggaaaaataaaaaagttataggggtcagaagaatttttcgccctataggacgcaccggcgtataagacgcacccaatttttaggtgcaaaatctaaaaaattaaagattttgaacccaatagtggtcttcaatctgcggacctccagatgttgcaaaactacaactcccagcatgcccggacagccgttggctgtccgggcatgctgggagttgtagttttgcaacatctggaggtccgcagattgaagaccactgcataggaggtagtactcacgtgtccccgccgctctggacccgtcaccgctgccctggatgtcgctccatcgctgtcgccgtgtccccgtcgctccggaacgtctctgctgccggccgggtatcctcgctctccgtcgccgccatcacgtcgttacgcacgccgaagcacgtacgcgacaacgtgatgatgaggaaggagagcgccggccatacaggggatccctgaatggagaagacaccgaggaggcaggtaaggtcccccccggtgtcctgtaagcactaacccggctattcagtcgggctgttcgggaccgccgcggtgaaatcacgatggtcctgaacagcccaactgaacagccgggttagtgtcactttcccttcagacgcggcggtcagttttgatcaccgcgtctgaagggttaatactgggcatcgccgcgatcggtgatgtcctgtattagccgcgggtcccggccgttgatggccgcagggaccgccgcgataggtgtgtgtattcgccgtataagacgcgccgactttttccccccagttttggggaagaaaaagtgcgtcttatacgacgaaaaatacggtaaattttcctgcatgtagttatgattttttccagaagtacgacaaaatccaacctatataagtaggggatcattttaatcgtatggacctacagaataaagataaggtgtcatttgtaccagaaaatctactgtgtagaaacggaagcccccaaaggtgacaaaatggcttttttttttccttcaattttgtcacacaataatttatttaaaatttttttattttggttttgctgtcgatttttgggtaaaattactgatgtcattacaaattagaattggtggcgcaaaaaaaaaaagccacatacagattttaaggtgcaaaattgaaagggttatgatttttaaaaggtgatgaggaaaaaacgaaagtgcaaaagcggaaaaatgctcggtccttaaggacttaggacgtatgagtacgtcctaagtccggtccctgtctataacgtgggcctattcacagccgggaccagcggctaatagcgcacggccgcaatcgttcggccacgcgctatcaacccttccgatgcggcgctcaaagctgagcgccgcatcgaaaatgaaagtaaaggcTTCctggtcgggctgatcggggtcatcgcaataaaatctcgatgccccgatcagctacccggagagaagaaggtccctccctaccttcttccgtcagcgtcccggctctgattgctctatgcctgagttacaggctggagcaatcaactgccgattacacagcttgttgccatgcaacaacaaggcaacaatctgtgtatgcaatcagccattgcaagctcataggtccctataggagctatgagcttgcaaaaaaaaaagtgtaaaaaaaaataaaacaaaaaaaaaaagttaaccctttcaggtattcccttctgaattaaaagtttaaatcacccggcatttcctagtaacaaaataaatgtgtaaataaaaaataaacttatgtggtatcaccgtgtgcggaaatgtccgaattataaaaatataccgcttttaaaaccgcacgttcaatggcgtacgcgcaaaaaaaattccaaagtggcacatttttgatcactttttataccacaaaaaagtcaataaaaagggatcaaaaagtctgatcagaacaaaaatggtaccgctaaaaacttcagatcacggcgcaaaaaatgagccctcatagccccctgaacacagaaaaataaaaaagttatagtcagaagatgacaattttaaacgtatacattttcctgcatgtagttatgatttttttctgaagtgacacaaaatcaaacctatataagtagggtatcattttaaccgtatggacctacagaataaagagaaggtatcatttttaccgaaaaatttactgcgtagaaacggaagcccccaaaatttacaaaatggccttttttcttcaagtttgtcgcacaatgatttattttttccatttcgccgtggatttttcggtaaaatgactaatgtcactgcaaagtagaattggtggcgcaaaaaataaaccataatacagatttttaggtgcaaaattgaaagggttatgattttttaaaggcaaggaggaaaaaacgaaaatgcaaaaacgtgaaatcgctcagtccttaaggggttaaagagttaaTTTTGCTGTATCCAAAAATCTAGATAACCAAGCTATtatgtatggcaaaaaaaacgtaCATGTTATAatcgttttttttctttataaatagaagtcaatgggataTGGAGTCTGGTTTATggcatacattaaaggggtattccaggaaaaaacttttttattttttttttatttttttatcaattggctccagaaagttaaacagatttgtaaatttcttctattaaaaaatcttaatccttccaataattatcagctgctgaagttgagttgttgctttctgtctggcaacagtgctctctgctgacatctctgcttgtctcgggaaccgcccagtttagaagaggtttgctatggggatttgcttctaaactgggcggttcccgagacacgtgtcatcagagagcacttagacagaaaagaacaactcaacttcagcagctcataagtactgaaaggattaagattttttaatagaagtaatttacaaatctgtttaactttctggagccagttgagatatatatatatatataatatatataaaaacatttttcctggaatacccctttaactagtactGTATGtcattttcccttttttccccAAGCATATAAAACATATACCTTAAACGGAAACCAAAacgcagtgtgaatgcacccttagtaatGTTTTCGGCTGCTCATAGTGAATTGCTCTGAATGAAGGGGGATTGAACCATCACTGAGTCCCCCTTTCTTCTTAGATTGCCGCACGCCCTGGAAGACATCCTATGAGGAGATATATGGGGTTCCCACCTTAGAAGAGCTTGGGCAAGACCCTGACAAGCTGGGACCTCACCTGTACCCCGGGGGGGAGAGCGAGGCCCTGAGACGGCTGGATGTGAACATGAAGAGGACGGTGAGGAGATGGATACAgatcttagatcagtgtttcccaaccagggtgcctccagctgttgtaaaactagaactcccagcatgcccagacagccttcggctgtctgggcatgctggtagttgtagttttgtaacagctggaggcaccctggttaggaatccCTTTAATCTATATAGATCTGTTATAGTGATCTATTCCTTTCGGTCTCCTCCCTCTTAGGCCTGGGTCTGTAACTTTGAGAAACCAAACACCGAACCGAACTCTCTTACTCCCAGTACAACTGTGCTGAGCCCCTACATGAAATTCGGGAGTCTGTCGGCAAGGACCTTTTATTGGAGACTGGTGGAGATTTACCACGGGGTAAGCTGATCCCCATATCAGGAGGCTGAAATTGTATCCATTCCAGATTGTGTAGTCTTTTTAAGACACTTGAATGTTATAGAGGGGGTGGGGGATCCTTTTTTGTGtctttctcttccccccccccccaatatgtcactccggtggaaaactttttttttattttttatttatttatttttattttttaaatcaactggtgccagaaagtttattaATTTGtatattaattctattaaaaaatcttaatccttccagtacttatcagctgctgaatactacataggaaatgattttctttttggaacacagagctctctgctgacatctctgtccattttaagaacggtccagagtaggagaaaatccccatagcaaacatatgctgttctggacagttcctaaaatggacagagatgtcagcagagagcactgtggtcatgatgtcagcagagagctctgtgtctgctgacatctctgtgtctgctgacatctctgtccattttaggaaatgtccagagcagcatttgtttgctatggggattttctcctactccggaccgttcttaaaatggacagagatgtcagcagagagcactgtggtcaaaaaagaaaataatttcctctgtagtattcagcagctaataagtactggaaggattaagatttttttttaatagaagtaatttacaaatctgttcaactttctggcactagactagttgattaaaaaaaaaaaaaaaaaaaaaaaaaaaataaaaaagttttccaccagagtacccctttaaatctattaaatttttttttgcatttgcgcAGAAGAAGCACTCGTCTCCCCCAGTGTCGCTCCACGGTCAGCTGCTGTGGCGGGAGTTCTACTACATAGCaggggcgggggtccccaactTTGACAAGATGGTAGGAAACTCTGTGTGTGTCCAGGTGGATTGGGACGATAACAAGGAATATCTGCAGGCGTGGAGTGAGGTGAGTAACACGGGGGGGGGCATGGTGCCGCAGGAGCCTGTTCACATACAGCGGCCTCAGACTGCAGTGCAGAACACTGACTTTATACTTGTTGTCCTTGGggcctgttcacactatggaatttctgtggTAATTTATTTTGGAAATTCCCTGTGGATCGAtctcaatgggagtctgctgctcaGTTaacactattagagatgagcgaacttacagtaaattcgatttgtcacaaacttctcggctcagcagttgatgacttttcctgcataaattagttcagctttcaggtgctcccgtgggctggaaaaggtggatacagtcctaaggagactctctcctaggaatgtatccaccttttccagcccaccggagcacctgaaggctgaactaatttgacGGAGTtgacgtcaggaaggaagacagcgcagcactaaggctaggttcagactacggaatctccaggcagagaatttccgcccggagattctgagttc is a genomic window of Hyla sarda isolate aHylSar1 chromosome 10, aHylSar1.hap1, whole genome shotgun sequence containing:
- the LOC130293460 gene encoding cryptochrome-1-like — encoded protein: MPHRSIHWFRKGLRLHDNPALLAAMRDCEELHPIFILDPWFPKNMKVSVNRWRFLIEALKDLDENLKKINSRLFVVRGKPSEVFPQLFCKWKVTRLTFEVDTEPYSRQRDAEVEKLAAEHKVEVIQKVSNTLYDVDRVIAENNGKPPLTYVRLQTVLSSIGPPKRPCPAPTQENMKDCRTPWKTSYEEIYGVPTLEELGQDPDKLGPHLYPGGESEALRRLDVNMKRTAWVCNFEKPNTEPNSLTPSTTVLSPYMKFGSLSARTFYWRLVEIYHGKKHSSPPVSLHGQLLWREFYYIAGAGVPNFDKMVGNSVCVQVDWDDNKEYLQAWSEGRTGYPFIDAIMTQLRTEGWIHHLARHAVACFLTRGDLWISWEEGQKVFEELLLDADWALNAGNWMWLSASAFFHQFFRVYSPVAFGKKTDKNGDYIKKYLPILRKFPPEYIYEPWKSPRSIQERAGCIIGKDYPKPIVQHETVSKQNIQRMKAAYARRAGREEQEPKSQSNKKGVKRKTPSVAELFKKK